A stretch of Fusarium poae strain DAOMC 252244 chromosome 2, whole genome shotgun sequence DNA encodes these proteins:
- a CDS encoding hypothetical protein (BUSCO:9657at5125) encodes MPHEMEENGAEVSDVMSENEDETETFIKDDDEKMADQSNTEVKKKYDPKDPLRPRRKKARRACFACQRAHLTCGDERPCQRCIKRGLADACQDGVRKKAKYLHDAPPEALRPVLGPNYNPNTNPTPPRPNAQRQNSNASQSDSLSATGSGFFSQAATTTLPVYSTGAQTPVGIDGLPFNPQASPTAFQPPIANAHPPMNNNILPTGNMDFNALFDPSNPALYNFDLEGLNFGSQYAGWEFGILNKMALGAETPPRENSMSQTPTTEANYAALFGTNGNANGFEHPMLGADFSGMDQNNQSMYAQGNLQHGLPHAYAIAAGPTSLASPSTDATASPHSVAGMEGSPNHNFAGIPTVPGAQRHRPKTAKAAPKSYLGKRQRDSAAIYESVKEPYPYTTGFHNMVAVLRNRLPANKLLRIAKALGEIRPSFISCTKDLTRQDLIFMEKCFQRTLVEYDDFLQHCCAPTIVCRRSGEVAAVNKEFIALTGWTKEVLLGKEPNLNINTYSGRSTNGSSTPDNNTQGDMPTPRPQKVTLDNSSGRPQPVFLGELLDDDSVVEFYQDFAELAFEDSRGKVQRSCRLNKYRSSQSLDIKPEHGVPKDIQPGILSSRVTRIDSEHGISRIERDGKVECTYCWTIKRDVFDIPMMIIMNFLPRYLPDQGPQQLAV; translated from the exons ATGCCGCACGAGATGGAGGAGAATGGTGCTGAGGTCTCGGATGTTATGTCTGAGAACGAGGACGAGACAGAAACTTTTATcaaagacgacgacgaaaagATGGCAGACCAGAGCAATACTgaggtcaagaagaagtACGACCCAAAGGATCCTTTGCgtccaagaagaaaaaaggctcGTAGGGCTTGTTTTGCCTGCCAAAGGGCCCATCTGACTTGTG GAGATGAGAGACCATGTCAGAGATGCATCAAGCGAGGTCTCGCCGATGCATGCCAGGATGGCGTTCGAAAGAAGGCTAAATACCTTCATGATGCTCCTCCAGAAGCTCTTCGACCTGTTCTTGGCCCCAACTACAACCCTAATACCAATCCTACGCCTCCACGTCCCAACGCACAACGTCAAAATTCGAATGCCAGCCAGTCAGATAGTTTGTCTGCGACTGGGAGTGGATTTTTTTCTCAAGCAGCTACAACGACTTTACCGGTGTATTCAACAGGCGCGCAAACTCCTGTAGGCATCGATGGCCTGCCCTTCAATCCTCAAGCTTCGCCAACAGCTTTCCAACCTCCAATTGCCAATGCGCACCCGCCAATGAACAACAACATATTACCCACCGGAAATATGGACTTTAATGCCTTGTTCGATCCTAGTAACCCTGCCCTATACAACTTTGACCTTGAGGGTCTCAATTTTGGTAGTCAGTATGCAGGCTGGGAATTCGGAATCCTCAATAAGATGGCCCTTGGGGCCGAGACACCACCACGGGAGAACTCAATGTCACAAACTCCGACAACTGAGGCCAACTATGCGGCTCTATTTGGGACAAATGGAAACGCAAATGGCTTCGAACATCCCATGTTAGGGGCCGACTTCTCGGGCATGGACCAGAATAATCAGTCTATGTATGCACAGGGGAACCTCCAACACGGGTTGCCCCATGCCTATGCCATTGCGGCTGGGCCTACAAGTCTTGCCAGCCCAAGTACAGATGCTACAGCCAGTCCTCATTCAGTCGCGGGCATGGAAGGCTCACCAAACCACAATTTCGCTGGTATCCCTACGGTTCCTGGCGCGCAGCGACACAGACCGAAAACTGCCAAAGCAGCTCCGAAGTCGTATCTCGGCAAGCGACAAAGGGATTCTGCCGCTATCTACGAAAGCGTTAAGGAGCCCTATCCTTATACCACCGGGTTCCACAACATGGTAGCTGTCTTACGAAACCGCCTGCCTGCCAACAAGCTATTAAGAATTGCCAAGGCACTTGGAGAGATTCGGCCGTCATTCATATCTTGTACTAAAGACTTGACTCGACAGGATCTAATCTTCATGGAGAAATGCTTTCAGAGAACATTAGTCGAGTACGATGACTTCTTACAGCATTGCTGTGCCCCAACGATCGTGTGTCGAAGGTCGGGCGAAGTAGCTGCTGTCAACAAAGAGTTTATCGCCTTGACGGGATGGACAAAGGAGGTGCTGCTTGGGAAAGAGCCAAACCTCAACATCAATACTTATAGCGGCCGCTCGACCAATGGGTCTAGTACACCAGACAACAATACGCAGGGAGATATGCCCACACCTCGTCCTCAGAAGGTCACACTTGACAACAGCAGCGGGCGCCCTCAGCCTGTGTTTTTGGGTGAGCTCCTGGATGATGACAGCGTTGTCGAGTTCTACCAAGATTTTGCCGAACTGGCTTTTGAAGACAGCCGCGGTAAGGTACAGAGAAGCTGCAGACTCAATAAGTACCGATCATCTCAAAGTCTGGACATCAAGCCAGAACATGGTGTCCCAAAAGACATCCAACCGGGTATTCTCAGCAGCCGAGTTACACGCATTGATAGCGAGCACGGTATTTCAAGGATTGAGAGAGATGGCAAAGTCGAGTGCACCTACTGCTGGACCATCAAGCGAGATGTTTTCGACATTCCCATGATGATTATTATGAAT TTCTTGCCGCGATATCTACCAGACCAAGGGCCTCAGCAACTAGCTGTTTAG
- a CDS encoding hypothetical protein (BUSCO:51410at5125), with product MATQYEVEHNVKFAEGRRSGRRVDMASFFSLLDQIAEPSGAQTPHHNPHATPTPVDTAALFRLLQEQLHQLQMTAPTDDNREFLQSLIVNLEGDINDPPTRLAGVSQEFLDSLDRVNRKTLKQDDDCAICKIPYLEDEYCLVVKLPCPGSHQFDLECVGPWLRSKGTCPICRHDLVKKKEVPVGQDEEEEEDGDMMYA from the exons ATGGCTACCCAGTACGAAG TCGAACACAATGTCAAATTCGCCGAGGGTCGTCGCTCAGGCCGTCGTGTAGATAtggcctccttcttctccctccTTGATCAGATCGCCGAGCCCTCAGGCGCCCAGACTCCTCACCACAACCCTCACGCAACGCCCACTCCCGTAGACACAGCCGCTCTCTTCCGCCTTCTCCAGGAACAGTTGCACCAGCTTCAAATGACCGCCCCGACAGACGATAACCGCGAATTTCTTCAGTCTCTCATCGTTAATCTCGAGGGCGACATTAACGATCCTCCGACTCGACTGGCAGGCGTTTCGCAAGAATTTCTCGACTCACTCGATCGCGTGAATCGCAAAACTCTCAAGCAGGATGACGACTGTGCTATCTGCAAGATTCCTTACCTAGAAGACGAATACTGCCTTGTTGTTAAGCTTCCGTGCCCGGGCAGCCACCAATTTGACCTCGAGTGTGTTGGACCTTGGCTGCGAAGTAAGGGAACATGTCCTATATGTCGTCATGACCtggtgaagaagaaggaggttcCCGTTGGacaggatgaagaagaagaggaggacggCGATATGATGTATGCGTGA
- the FMN1 gene encoding riboflavin kinase (BUSCO:52056at5125) has product MSSRPSIVGPDAGPEAPYPLHMEGKVISGFGRGSKELGIPTANLPVDEALTPWISNMASGVYFGYASLALPSEHPDAPSSAPSNAAPQNGAEDALLSAEAPANPPFHIFPMVMSIGYNPFYKNEVRSAEVHVLHKFTADFYDVPMRLLILGFIREEKDYKSLEALIEDINFDCEVAKNSLAREAWAPEKGRVISGKDVGGNLDVQWLVRDA; this is encoded by the exons ATGTCTTCTCGGCCTTCAATCGTCGGCCCGGACGCCGGCCCCGAGGCCCCTTATCCTCTTCACATGGAAGGCAAGGTCATTTCTGGTTTCGGTCGCGGTTCTAAAGAG CTTGGCATCCCTACCGCCAACCTTCCCGTCGACGAAGCTCTGACCCCCTGGATCTCAAACATGGCTTCAGGTGTCTACTTTGGCTATGCATCTCTCGCACTTCCCTCTGAGCACCCCGATGCTCCTTCATCAGCGCCATCCAATGCTGCTCCACAAAACGGCGCAGAGGACGCTCTTCTCTCAGCCGAAGCTCCCGCTAACCCCCCATTCCACATCTTCCCTATGGTTATGTCTATTGGTTACAATCCCTTCTACAAGAACGAGGTCCGTAGTGCCGAGGTTCACGTGCTACACAAGTTCACTGCAGACTTTTACGATGTGCCCATGCGCCTGCTCATTCTCGGCTTTATCCGCGAGGAGAAGGACTATAAGAGTCTGGAGGCTCTTATTGAGGATATCAACTTTGATTGCGAAGTTGCAAAGAACAGTCTTGCTCGCGAGGCATGGGCCCCTGAGAAGGGCCGTGTCATCAGTGGCAAGGATGTAGGGGGTAATCTGGATGTCCAGTGGTTAGTTCGTGATGCTTAG